In a single window of the Cryptococcus neoformans var. neoformans JEC21 chromosome 11 sequence genome:
- a CDS encoding peroxisome targeting signal receptor, putative, producing the protein MQSFLNGADCGPSNPLKQVAQREAADHSLFKDRLVPQSSTQLNTFRSSPSFNPQGQAPIARHANPTPHPFNLSHLSAALAESSRSGSASPMPAASHLPLGSSFEAGWNEAMSNGLKSPPFITQAPSRAPVQWVPPPSQESNWINGYEEWQSSQEKGKQRAIGSGHQMAHNPPYSSDMPSASMGMSQGMGINYQPSFSRMYGQNLQRPPASSLSPEVQLDPKQMEALFARAEEDWKATDAATSQTAEQMDAKGKGKEREMPAAEETVEETTVDNAEEIKEAKGDFEKVWESLKPEAERLNKLAEWERDFSQFTNDEDDLFDVLNESLNQPDVGQASLDQQTDFLQDERLAMGQGLAARDDGIPLIGSYDFSSPSQHLASLSASYLWTEANHLLASGGSLSEAAIMIEQFITRSTPQERIQINVSLTEAWATLGRVHAMDEKEEKALEAFQAGSKALEQEGITGKEGVAGEMLTNLAISYVNESLDLAALSTLHRFLSLTHPAYAGPAPTTSSPLLTSSTASPWALHQQMADSFLALAREQYQKGEKVDPDVQVGLGTLFYMMGEYDQARDCWVAALKERPEDYLLWNRLGATLANGGSSEEAVDAYRRALELKPGFTRAISNLGVACLNIGVHREAAEHFLAALSLHSSQTEGHSQQISNDSAALWGTLRKSLIAMDLPDLAAKARPGTNLEVFRAAGFDF; encoded by the exons ATGCAATCCTTCCTCAACGGCGCTGATTGCGGCCCCTCCAACCCTCTTAAACAGGTCGCTCAAAGGGAAGCTGCGGATCACTCTCTTTTCAAG GATCGCCTTGTACCCCAATCATCTACGCAATTGAATACGTTCCGGTCTTCCCCATCATTTAACCCGCAAGGTCAAGCACCAATCGCACGACATGCCAATCCCACCCCACACCCATTCAATCTCTCTCATTTGTCAGCTGCTTTAGCAGAATCCAGTCGGAGCGGCAGTGCTTCTCCAATGCCTGCAGCTTCGCATTTGCCATTGGGATCTAGCTTTGAGGCTGGATGGAATGAAGCGATGTCCAATGGGCTCAAGTCCCCTCCTTTTATAACTCAGGCTCCGTCTCGGGCTCCAGTTCAATGGGTCCCACCACCGTCCCAAGAGAGTAACTGGATCAACGGATATGAAGAATGGCAGTCTTCAcaagagaaggggaaacAGAGGGCTATCGGGTCTGGCCATCAAATGGCCCACAATCCTCCGTACTCCAGCGACATGCCGAGCGCTTCCATGGGCATGAGCCAAGGCATGGGCATCAATTATCAGCCGTCTTTCTCCCGGATGTACGGCCAAAATCTTCAGCGACCAccggcttcttctctctcccccgAGGTCCAATTAGACCCAAAGCAGATGGAAGCCCTTTTTGCTCgagctgaagaagattggaaaGCTACCGATGCAGCGACATCTCAGACAGCGGAACAGATGGATgcgaaagggaagggaaaggaaagggagatgCCAGCAGCTGAAGAAACGGTGGAGGAAACTACTGTAGATAATGCAGAGGAAATCAAGGAGGCTAAGGGCGATTTCGAAAAAGTTTGGGAAAGCTTGAAGCCAGAAGCAGAGCGACTAAATAAACTGGCagaatgggaaagggacTTCTCTCAG TTCACgaatgatgaggatgatctTTTCGACGTTTTGAATGAGAGCCTAAACCAACCTGATGTCGGTCAAGCGAGTCTTGATCAACAAACCGATTTCCTTCAAGACGAACGGTTAGCGATGGGACAAGGCTTAGCTGCAAGAGACGACGGCATACCTCTGATAGGAAGTTATGATTTCA GTTCCCCTTCGCAACACCTGGCGTCGCTTTCTGCTTCCTACCTTTGGACTGAAGCCAATCACCTTTTGGCATCCGGAGGCTCTCTGTCGGAAGCTGCTATTATGATTGAGCAATTCATTACGCGTTCAACGCCGCAGGAAAGGATCCAAATCAACGTATCGCTGACCGAAGCATGGGCAACATTGGGTAGGGTCCATGCAAtggatgaaaaagaagaaaaggctcTTGAAGCGTTCCAAGCGGGTAGCAAGGCTTTGGAGCAGGAAGGAATCACAGGAAAGGAGGGTGTTGCCGGCGAGATGCTCACA AACCTCGCGATATCATATGTCAATGAATCCCTTGATCTGGCCGCCTTGTCAACTCTGCATAGATTCCTGAGTCTCACACATCCAGCGTATGCCGGCCCTGCCCCTACGACGTCTTCACCGCTTCTTACCTCCTCCACTGCCTCACCTTGGGctcttcatcagcaaatgGCGGATTCTTTCCTCGCGCTAGCAAGGGAACAGTATCAAAAAGGCGAAAAAGTCGACCCAGATGTTCAAGTCGGACTAGGAACATTGTTTTACATGATGGGGGAATATGACCAAGCTAGAGACTGTTGGGTGGCGGCCTTAAAGGAACGTCCTGAA GATTACCTCCTTTGGAATCGCCTTGGTGCGACACTGGCCAATGGTGGATCATCCGAGGAAGCGGTCGATGCTTATCGTCGTGCACTCGAATTGAAGCCTGGATTCACAAGGGCGATTTCCAATCTCGGAGTTGCCTGTCTTAATATTGGAGTACATCGTGAAGCTGCCGAACACT TCCTCGCCGCTTTATCTCTTCATTCGTCTCAGACCGAGGGGCACAGCCAGCAGATTTCTAATGACTCTGCTGCCCTTTGGGGTACTTTGCGCAAGTCCCTTATCGCCATGGACTTGCCTGATCTGGCAGCTAAAGCGAGGCCCGGTACCAATCTGGAGGTGTTCAGAGCAGCTGGTTTTGATTTTTGA
- a CDS encoding cytoplasm protein, putative yields MAMSSSKLADLRQLMKEQGVDAYVVPSEDAHASEYLAPCDARRAYITGFTGSAGCAVITHDKALCWTDGRYWLQAEKQLGEGWALMKSGLPEVPTWAQWLSTEVSPNSLIGIDPTVIPYSEALSLLSSLPSLSPAPSAASPSRLIATPNLIDSLWVPPSRPLRPSQPIFHLADRYTGEPVSSKLRRLRDKLIRIGSPGTVVASLDEIAWVFNLRGADIPYNPVFFAYTIITPDDCTLFVSPSSLTIEVRSYLHSNGIAVLDYSHVWTSLEAWKKRVKFDQENKSREQRDGVKRARLEEEAKKEEEGERLKKTDKILIGNKTSWAVAKAVGEDNVEVRRSLIEEMKAKKNATEIEGFRQCHIRDGAALVRYLAWLEEALENGESWTEYDAATKLEDFRKENKLFMGLSFETISSTGANAAVIHYSPPAEGSKVIEKKQMYLCDSGAQYLDGTTDVTRTLHFGTPNEDQKRAFTRVLQGHISLDTIVFPQGTTGYILDVLARRALWSEGLDYRHSTSHGIGSFLNVHEGPQGIGQRPAYNEVPLQEGMVISNEPGYYKDGEWGIRIEGVDVIERRETRENFGGKGWLGFERITMCPIQTKLVDSSLLTIEEKDWLNEYHAEVLAKLAPVLKEMGDERAGKWLERECQPL; encoded by the exons ATGGCAATGTCGTCCAGCAAGCTTGCGGACTTGAGACAATTGATGAAGGAGCAAGGCGTTGATGCTTA TGTGGTACCTTCGGAAGACGCTC ACGCTTCCGAATATCTGGCACCATGTGACGCACGACGGGCCTATATTACAGGATTCACCGGGTCTGCCGGCTGTGCAGTTATAACCCATGACAAAGCGCTTTGCTGGACTGATGGCAGATACTGGCTTCAAGCAGAGAAGCAACTCGGTGAAGG ATGGGcattgatgaagagtgggCTGCCTGAAGTTCCTACTTGGGCCCAATGGCTTAGCACA GAAGTTTCACCCAATTCCTTGATCGGTATTGATCCCACCGTCATTCCCTACTCTGAAGCACTCTcactcctctcttcccttccctcatTGTCTCCTGCCCCAAGTGCAGCATCTCCTTCAAGACTCATCGCTACTCCAAACTTGATCGATTCCCTTTGGGTGCCTCCTTCCCGTCCCCTTCGACCTTCTCAACCCATATTCCATCTGGCCGATAGGTACACTGGGGAACCCGTCTCTTCCAAGTTGAGGCGACTGAGGGACAAGCTTATAAGGATAGGGAGTCCCGGTACAGTTGTAGCATCGCTTGATGAGATCGCTTGGGTGTTCAATTTGAGAGGAGCGGACATTCCTTATAACCCT GTATTCTTTGCGTATACCATCATCACTCCGGATGATTGTACCCTCTTTGtctcgccttcctctctcaccATTGAGGTTCGATCCTATCTCCACTCCAATGGAATAGCCGTTCTTGACTATTCTCATGTGTGGACTTCACTTGAagcttggaagaagagggtcaAGTTTGACCAAGAGAATAAAAGCAGGGAGCAAAGAGATGGTGTGAAGCGGGCAAGGctcgaggaggaggcaaagaaagaggaagaaggagaaaggcTGAAGAAAACAGACAAGATCTTAATTGGAAACAAGACGAGTTGGGCTGTTGCCAAAGCGGTTGGAGAG GATAATGTGGAAGTACGACGATCTCTAAttgaggagatgaaagCCAAGAAAAACGCG ACTGAAATTGAAGGCTTTCGCCAATGTCATATACGTGACGGGGCCGCCCTTGTGCGATATCTTGCTTGGCTGGAAGAAGCGCTtgagaatggagaaagCTGGACGGAGTATGATGCAGCGACCAAGCTTGAAGATTTCCGCAA GGAAAACAAACTTTTCATGGGACTTTCATTTGAAACCATCTCGTCTACTGGTGCAAATGCCGCCGTCATTCATTACTCTCCGCCCGCAGAGGGGAGTAAGGTGATTGAAAAAAAGCAAATGTACTTGTGTGACTCTGGCG CCCAGTACTTGGATGGGACCACAGACGTAACTCGAACACTT CACTTTGGCACACCCAACGAGGACCAAAAGCGTGCATTCACCCGAGTG TTACAAGGACACATTTCCTTAGATACTATCGTTTTCCCTCAGGGTACAACTG GCTATATTCT AGATGTACTCGCCCGTCGAGCTCTTTGGAGTGAAGGACTGGACTACCG CCATTCAACATCCCACGGCATTGGTTCTTTCCTCAATGTCCACGAAGGCCCTCAAGGTATAGGCCAACGACCGGCGTACAATGAAGTGCCTTTACAAGAGGGTATGGTTATCTCGAATGAACCCGGCTATTATAAAGATGGTGAATGGGGGATTCGAATCGAAGGGGTGGACGTCatcgagagaagggagacgaGGGAGAATTTCGGTGGTAAAGGGTGGTTGGGATTTGAAAGAATCACCATG TGTCCTATCCAGACAAAACTTGTGGATTCTTCGCTGCTCACCATCGAAGAGAAAGACTGGCTCAATGAATATCACGCAGAAGTCCTCGCAAAACTAGCGCCGGtgttgaaagagatgggaGACGAAAGAGCAGGTAAATGGCTGGAAAGAGAGTGCCAACCTCTGTAA
- a CDS encoding expressed protein gives MSALAPHHARSASFDNSAPSLVRTDSTDSPLSEGIVTPLHSGSSSPVIRSSTYQCNCSRGPGHDDPARFLDECNPFLVADNDEDHEEKGAGTKHTPLFSPPASVRCTVTNVQKVACSPTPPNTLAGSPSPFLHATITSTETTRPNQPSSAPQPSQRLTDTLSSLPLPFCANKSSHRPHLHISVDSEEESSRSSVLTTPITLSRPPLPFGVSAYYLAKPELAKRRRFGDSKQDVALSAVLLNRESKAYTAPVKFKIEAQLDGSLLERDLKDVPSKRRNVSLPVYECKQGVQDQETPDESTAMGRSKVFVGKKRVQFASDGVCETVNSQSNASLIASWQQSDLSTSSSQCTLNDYNDDPQYALERQTAHQPPLQEAEDESKDHMSIVSDMSVTVFLTVLHQIEVDMVKQFGQKLIPSWLVGWMRWVKTVSESQSQSQTQTQSQSGCCDKVNLEEDDEAFVMECFSSFEGRCLSPGLELQVA, from the exons ATGTCCGCACTCGCGCCCCACCACGCTCGCTCTGCTTCGTTCGACAACAGCGCTCCTTCCCTCGTCCGGACAGACTCTACCgactctcctctttccgaAGGTATAGTGACGCCCCTCCATTCCGggtcttcttccccagTGATTCGCTCTTCCACTTATCAGTGCAACTGCTCCCGCGGTCCGGGGCACGATGACCCTGCGAGATTCCTCGACGAGTGCAACCCCTTCCTCGTAGCTGACAACGATGAGGATCACGAGGAAAAAGGGGCTGGAACCAAACATACTCCTTTGTTCTCCCCACCGGCTTCAGTCCGATGCACTGTTACCAACGTACAAAAGGTTGCTTGCAGCCCAACGCCACCCAACACGCTTGCTGGCAGCCCTAGTCCATTCCTTCACGCTACTATCACCAGCACCGAAACTACTCGACCCAATCAACCTTCAAGCGCGCCCCAGCCTTCTCAGCGATTGACGGACACCTTGTCCTCCctacctcttcctttctgcGCCAACAAGTCGTCCCATCGACCTCATCTTCACATTTCCGTCGACAGTGAAGAGGAGTCCAGCCGCTCCTCTGTTTTAACCACTCCAATTACTCTTAGTCGGCCACCCTTGCCTTTTGGCGTATCTGCATACTACCTCGCGAAACCGGAGCTTGCTAAACGCCGTCGTTTTGGCGACTCGAAGCAGGATGTCGCTCTGTCTGCTGTACTTCTCAATCGCGAGTCCAAGGCATACACTGCTCCAGTCAAGTTCAAAATCGAAGCGCAGCTTGATGGGTCGTTGCTGGAAAGAGATTTGAAGGATGTCCcaagcaaaagaagaaacgtCAGCTTGCCTGTTTACGAGTGCAAGCAAGGCGTACAGGATCAG GAAACTCCTGATGAAAGTACTGccatgggaagaagcaaagTTTTTGTAGGCAAGAAGCGAGTACAGTTTGCATCAGACGGCGTTTGTGAG ACTGTGAACTCTCAGTCCAACGCTTCTCTAATCGCCAGCTGGCAGCAATCGGACCTCTCGACGTCCTCCTCTCAATGCACCCTGAACGACTATAACGATGACCCTCAATACGCTTTGGAACGTCAAACCGCCCATCAACCACCATTgcaagaagcagaggacGAGTCTAAAGATCACATGTCGATTGTTTCGGACATGTCTGTTACCGTCTTCCTCACCGTACTCCACCAGATTGAGGTTGATATGGTCAAGCAGTTTGGTCAGAAGCTcattccttcttggctCGTAGGGTGGATGCGATGGGTCAAGACTGTCTCGGaatcccaatcccaatctcAAACACAAACACAATCACAGTCAGGATGCTGTGACAAAGTGAAccttgaggaagacgatgaagcTTTCGTGATGGAGTGTTTCTCAAGTTTTGAAGGTAGATGCCTTTCCCCTGGTCTCGAGCTTCAAGTGGCCTGA
- a CDS encoding endopeptidase, putative: protein MRILRDEDQHVAGPSSRPYVYQSIPVPTVSLRPSIQCSTSCPFLDTFPADPIDARKPQVTQAAMRRLNGSKLKNWEVTRRQENEGDLHGSSSSTYNESVASTFTSDYYPATTASFTNSSYSYNPSSTSTYSEYNASTSLFNASEPYYTSNRTSTSVWSSKTSSTHSTSTKQAYTPSFTSLWSYSASKKTDTATASKSTSSAYVPGVVLNMTMGGTSDTQAVYSVEMAFGHDDDNSRRKRAFRKGALYEEDGSTQYVNLQVDLGSSDMWVATTDCSSSDCRNSPYLFDNSLSLDSGVDANLTYQSGSVEGTIFWEEVNLAGFGIGFQAFVGATDVENEDLEGGNFSGVLGLALPASSTILDEIGGTTSSNPDGATFLDNLFGSGPSAPSKRLFALSLERRQDVRTSSTFGIGAIDPTYCPSPCNLTYTPIIAQPNLGSTGYLHWRVEMQALTVTTFSNEQSGTGATTKRIALGASKVYPSRNYPLAVLDSGGVQILVSSRSYADSIYSAFGITSSSDGLYRMRCTQQLALTFTIAGQEIPVHPLDMTYADPADMSQKTCIGMIQYSDNLGDSGDFILGSSFLKNVYSVYRYPDTEKHKTWQPTVGLVPLTNASVASQDFYSVRVLHESLGTVSSDQAQSSSGGSSSTNSGGSNASEGDTSKRAISSAVIAVISVIGFFVLAAAAFCAWWFWLRRKFGASGVVEYQTAGRRRRPSPQGRNSDHSTSTLRSRKHVDTLRQKSMIEGYDIYNDQESWVSGTEGADSIRLGYIPEALEEEEEGGGMEGTGRRSSRGSSIARSLASKSVGGEDEGAGVTLVDNVDPLSPGVESTTPGTRGRSPGRTSAGAGASASTSYSPFVDPPTSSASDSFPATGPATTGPYPSPLPSSYPKSHSHSHNKSPSLGMSGPFPSPPSNRFSTMNLDSSPMYDIRTSDYFSVPGAQRGKDGKRSSSSTTGRENGHRMASPSKASGRGLMDNTLVEEPGDEEENQKESK from the exons ATGCGTATCCTTCGAGATGAGGACCAACACGTTGCTGGACCCAGCTCAAGGCCATACGTCTACCAATCCATCCCGGTACCTACGGTTTCACTCAGACCGTCAATCCAATGCTCAACCTCATGTCCATTTTTGGATACATTTCCAGCAGACCCGATTGACGCTCGAAAACCACAAGTCACACAAGCTGCAATGCGCAGATTAAATGGAAGCAAGCTGAAAAATTGGGAAGTGACAAGACGGCaggagaatgaaggagacTTGCATGGGTCGTCATCGTCCACGTATAATGAAAGCGTCGCTTCGACATTCACTTCTGATTACTATCCTGCGACCACCGCCTCTTTTACAAATTCATCATATTCCTACAAcccatcctcaacctctACATATTCCGAATACAACGCCTCAACTTCTCTTTTCAACGCCTCCGAACCGTACTACACTTCAAATCGTACGAGCACATCGGTATGGTCATCAAAAACGTCCTCAACCCATTCCACCTCGACAAAACAAGCATATACCCCAAGCTTCACTTCATTATGGTCTTATTCTGCCTCGAAAAAGACTGACACCGCTACTGCATCGAAATCCACGTCCTCTGCATATGTCCCGGGGGTGGTGTTGAATATGACGATGGGGGGGACTAGTGATACGCAGGCGGTGTACAGTGTCGAAATGGCTTTTGGACATGATGACGATAATTCTAGACGAAAGAGGGCTTTTCGGAAAGGAGCTTTATATGAGGAGGACGGGAGTACCCAGTATGTCAATCTGCAAGTGGATTTAGGATCATCGGACATG TGGGTTGCCACCACCGACTGCTCATCGAGCGATTGTCGGAATTCGCCGTATCTCTTTGACAATTCCCTCTCCCTGGATTCTGGAGTCGACGCCAATTTGACGTATCAATCTGGATCTGTGGAAGGCACAATATTTTGGGAAGAAGTGAATTTGGCAGGTTTCGGAATTGGTTTCCAAGCTTTTG TCGGGGCAACCGATGTCGAAAATGAAGATTTGGAAGGGGGGAATTTCTCTGGTGTCCTTGGCCTGGCCT TGCCGGCCAGTTCAACAATCCTCGACGAAATCGGAGGTACGACCAGCTCCAACCCCGATGGTGCTACTTTTCTCGATAACCTGTTCGGTTCTGGGCCTTCAGCACCAAGTAAACGACTGTTTGCTCTCTCGCTCGAACGTCGACAGGATGTCCGTACATCCTCTACCTTTGGTATCGGTGCTATCGATCCCACTTACTGCCCGTCGCCATGTAACCTCACTTACACGCCCATCATCGCTCAACCCAACTTGGGCAGTACAGGCTATTTGCATTGGAGAGTGGAGATGCAGGCCTTGACGGTCACGACTTTTAGCAATGAGCAGAGTGGGACAGGAGCGACGACAAAACGTATAGCGCTGGGTGCGAGCAAAGTTTATCCATCAAGAAACTATCCGTTGGCTGTGCTGGATTCAGGTGGTGTACAGATCTTAGTTTCGAGCAGGTCGTATGCGGATTCGATATACTCTGCTTTTGGTATCACCTCAAGCTCTGATGGACTTT ATCGTATGCGTTGTACTCAGCAGCTCGCTTTGACGTTTACGATCGCCGGGCAGGAGATACCAGTCCACCCACTTGATATGACATATGCGGACCCGGCGGATATGAGTCAAAAGACGTGCATCGGGATGATCCAGTATTCAGATAACTTGGGTGACTCTGGCGATTT TATCCTAGGGAGCTCGTTCTTGAAAAATGTCTACTCTGTCTACCGCTATCCCGATACAGAGAAGCACAAAACTTGGCAACCCACTGTCGGACTTGTACCTTTGACCAACGCTTCCGTCGCCTCGCAAGACTTTTACTCTGTCCGAGTCCTGCACGAATCCCTCGGCACCGTGTCGTCCGACCAAGCCCAGTCGAGTAGTGGTggttcctcttcaaccaaCTCTGGCGGTAGCAACGCTTCAGAAGGCGATACAAGCAAACGAGCCATTTCCTCCGCTGTTATTGCAGTTATCAGCGTGATTGGCTTTTTTGTGCTTGCAGCTGCAGCGTTTTGCGCGTGGTGGTTCTGGCTCCGACGCAAGTTTGGTGCATCAGGAGTAGTAGAGTACCAGACTGCTggacgaagacgacgacCGAGTCCTCAAGGACGAAATTCAGATCACAGCACGTCTACGCTTCGAAGCAGGAAACACGTTGATACCCTCCGACAGAAGAGTATGATTGAGGGATACGATATCTATAATGACCAGGAGTCGTGGGTCAGCGGTACCGAGGGTGCAGATTCGATTCGTTTGGGATACATCCCCGAAgcattggaagaagaggaagaaggcggtgGCATGGAAGGTACCGGTCGCCGTTCTTCCCGAGGGAGCTCTATAGCGAGATCGCTAGCGAGCAAGAGTGTTGGTggcgaagacgaaggaGCAGGCGTTACTCTTGTGGATAACGTCGACCCACTTTCTCCTGGGGTTGAGAGCACAACGCCAGGTACTCGCGGGCGATCACCTGGTCGGACGAGCGCAGGCGCAGGCGCGAGCGCGAGCACCTCTTATTCGCCATTCGTTGACCCACCTACATCCAGCGCCTCTGATTCTTTCCCCGCCACAGGGCCAGCAACCACAGGTCCATatccttcccctctcccGTCGTCATATCCGAAATCACATTCCCATTCGCATAATAAGAGTCCTTCCTTGGGCATGTCTGGACCCTTCCCCAGTCCGCCCAGCAACCGATTCTCGACGATGAACCTTGATTCTTCGCCAATGTATGATATCAGAACGAGCGATTACTTCAGCGTGCCTGGGGCGCAGCGAGGtaaagatgggaagaggtCGTCGAGCTCGACGACTGGAAGGGAGAATGGTCATAGGATGGCCAGCCCCAGCAAGGCGTCGGGCAGGGGGTTGATGGACAATACGCTTGTGGAAGAGCCgggagacgaggaggaaaatCAAAAGGAGAgcaaataa